One Aminivibrio sp. genomic window, CCGCCCGGTCAATCTCGGCGGTGGTCGTTCCGGGGCGAACTATCCCGCCGATCATGTCGAGCACGTCGGCAACAATCTTTCCCGCTTTCCGCATAAAAACAAGTTCCGGTTCTTTTTTCAGCGTTATCATTCCGTACCGCCGAATGCCGCTTCGAGTTCCTCGAGAAGTGAATGGCTGTTCCGTGCCGAGCGTAGCCTCACAAACATATTTTTCCCCTCGTAGTAGGATATCACCGGCGCGGTCTGGTCATAAAACACCTTCAGCCTTTTCCTTATGACTTCTTCACTGTCATCTTCCCGCTGGTAAAGTTCTCCGCCGCACTTCTCGCAACGGTCTCCCTTTGCCGACGGCCTGAACGCCACATTGTAGATCGCTCCGCAGGAGCGGCATGTTCTGCGCCCCGAGAGGCGCTTGACCACTGTCTCTTCATCGACGTCAAGGAACACCACTCCGTCGAGGCTGAGATGCAAATCTTCCAGGATCTTCTCCAGGGCTTTCGCCTGGGGAACCGTCCGTGGAAAACCGTCGAGGATGAATCCCTTCTCGCAGTCGGGCTCCCGAAGCCTGTCCTCCATCATTGCGTTGACGATGTCGTCCGGCACGAGCTTGCCCGCGTCCATGTAGTACCGCGCTTCCCTGCCCAACGGAGTGTTGTTCTTCACGTTTTCGCGAAAAATGTCCCCGGTGGAGATATGCGCTACAGAATATTTCTTGCTCATTTCCGCCGCGAGTGTTCCTTTACCTGCCCCTGGTGAGCCAAGAAGAATTATGCGCATTGTCCTTCTCCTTAAAAGCGAAGTAGTCCGCCGGCTTTGTCCTTGCGCTTGAGAATTCCCTCATAGTGCCGCATAAGCAGCTGCCCCTCAATCTGGTGAACAGTGTCGAGAGCAACGCCGACGACGATGAGTACCGCCGTTCCGCCGAAGTAGAAGCTGTTGATCCCCATGAACTGGGTCATGATGTTCGGAACGAGGGCCACCCCGGCGAGGAAAAACGCGCCGCCGAGAGTGATTCTGCTCATCACTTTCTCGATGTAATCCGACGTGGGCTTGCCCGGCCGGATTCCGAGAATGAAGCCGCCGTACTTCTTCATGTTGTTCGCCACGTCCGAAGGGTTGAACACCACGGCGGTGTAGAAGTAGGAGAAGAAGATGATGAGCGCCACGTATAAAATGGTATACACAAAACTTCCCGGGGCGAAGATGTTCTGGAAGAACAGGGCGATGTCGCCAGAGAAGAACTTCGCCACAGAGTAGGGGAACAGGAGCACCGACGAGGCGAAAATGATGGGGATGACCCCCGCCTGGTTGACCTTCAGGGGAATGAAGGTGCTCTGTCCGCCGTAGATCTTGTTGCCTACCACACGTTTCGCGTATTGCACGGGAAGCCGTCTCTGGCCTTCCTGCAACACGATGCATCCCGCAATGACGCCCACCATGAGCAAAAGGGCGAGAAAGAGGACGAGAGCGTTCATTTCGCCGAGCATGAGCATTTTCCAGCTCTGGATAACGGCCTCGGGAACCCTGGCCACGATACCGGCGAAAATAAGGAGCGAGATGCCGTTGCCGATACCGTGGTCGGAGATTTCCTCACCGAGCCACATGACGGCTATGGATCCCGCCGTGACTGTAGATACCACCACGATTCCGTCGAAAAGATGACCGCTGAAAATACCGAGACTGCGAAGCCAGAAGGTCATGCCCACCGCCTGAACCAGAGCGAAGAGGACGGCGGCGTAGCGCGTCCACTGGACGATCTTTTTTCTGCCGTCCTCTCCTTCCTTCTGCATCTTTTCCAGTGTGGGGAAGATGACCACAAGCAGCTGCATGACGATGCTCGCGTTGATGTACGGGGCGACGCCGAGCGCGAAGATACTGAACCGCCTCAGCGCGCCGCCCGCGAATATGTCGAGAAAACCGAGAACTCCCCCGCCGTCGAACAGACGGGACATAGCCTCAGCGTCGATCCCGGGCGTCGGGACGTGGGCCCCCAAGCGGAAAACGAACAGCACACCGAGGGAGAAGAGTATTCTTCTTTTCAGGTCAGGCAGTCTGAAGGCATCCCGGAAGGAATCGATCACTCAGATCACCTCGGCCTTCCCACCCGCTGCTTCGATCTTCGCTTTTGCCTGGGCGCTGAACGCCTGGGCCCGCACAGTAAGCGCCTTGTCAATTTCACCCGAGGCAAGTACTTTCACAGGGATGTTGTCCTTCTGGACGAGGCGCGCTGCATACATCTCGGAGAAGCCCACCGTCTCCCCCGCTTCAAACCTGGAGGCAAGGGATTCAACGTTGACGATCTGGAATTCCTTGGCGAATCTCGCGTTGTTGAAACCCTTCTTGGGGATGCGGCGCATCATGGGCATCTGTCCGCCCTCGAAGCCCGGCCGTACTCCGCCGCCGCTCCTGGCCTTCTGTCCCTTGTTGCCCTTTCCCGCCGTTTTACCAGTTCCGCTTCCGATACCCTGACCGAGCCTTTTCTTGCTCTTGCTCCTGGCGCCGGGTGCAGGGCTCAGTTCATGCAAGCTCATGGAGTGTCCCTCCCTCATTCTCCACGGCAACACATTCCACCAAGTGGCTGACCTTGTTGACCATGCCGCGGATCTGGGGAGTGTCGTCGTGTTCTACTGTCTGGTTGAGTTTGGTGAGGCCAAGGGCACGGACGGTCCGCTTCTGGACCTCGGGCCTGCCGATGGAACTCCTCTTCCAAGTGATTCTAAGCTTCGCCATGAGAATGCCTCCTACTCCGCCGCGGCTTCGGGGGTTTTCTTGCCCCTGAGCCGAAGAATTTCGTCGGGGGTCCGCATCTCTTCGAGAGCCTGCATGGTCGCCCAGGCCACGTTGATTGCATTGGAGGTCCGGCCGATGACCTTGGTCACCACGTCCTTCACTCCGCCGAGCTCCATGATGGCCCGAACTACTCCGCCTGCGATAACTCCCGTTCCGGGAACGGCGGGCTTGAGAAGCACCGATGCCGCTCCGAATTCACCGTTCACCGGGTGAGGAATGGTGTTCCCGATCCTCTTGAGCTCCACGAGGTTCTTGCCGGCCTTGTCGATACCCTTCCGGACAGCCTCGGATATTTCCTTGGCCTTGCCCATGCCGACTCCTACGTACCGGTCACCGTCGCCGACCACAACGAGGACGCTGAACTTGAAGCGCTTGCCGCCCTTGACAACCTTGCTGACCCGGTTGATGGCCACGACGCGCTCGGTAAGTTCCATCCCCTTGGCATCTATCTTTTTCCTGATCATCCTCTGTGCCTCCCCTTAGAACTTCAGGCCGGCTTCGCGGGCGGACTCCGCCAGAGCCTTTACCTTGCCGTGGAACATATGCCCGCCCCTGTCAAAGACCACCGACGTGATGCCCTTGGCGAGAGCGCGTTCAGCAGCAATTTTCCCGACTGCCTTGGCGGCTTCCATATTGCACGTTCCGGCGAGGGCGCTCCTTACGGCCGGTTCCACCGTGGAGGCTGCCGCAAGGGTATGTCCGGCTTCATCATCGATGAACTGGACATAGATATGGGAGAGGCTGTGGAAAACAGCCATTCTGGGCTTGGCGGCCGTGCCGGACACCTGTTTGCGAAGCCTGGCGTGACGAATTTCGCGCATGACGCTTCTGCTTTTCATTTTCATGTCAATTCACCTCAGATTACTTGGCGCCGGTCTTTCCGGCCTTGCGGATTATCCGCTCGCCGGCATACCGGATTCCCTTGCCCTGGTAGGGTTCGGGAGAGCGGAAACCGCGAATGATCGCCGCAACCTGGCCCACCGCCTGCTTGTCAATTCCCGCCACGGAAAGTTTCGTGGGACCGTCGACGGCGATGTCTATTCCCGCGGGAGCTTCGTACTCCACGGGGTTGGAATAGCCGAGGTTCAGAATGAGCTTTTTCCCCTGCATCTGGGCGCGGTATCCCACGCCGACGATTTCGAGGTCCTTCTTGAATCCGGCGGTCACCCCGGTCACCATGTTGGCGATGAGGGCCCTCATCATTCCGTGAAAGGACTTGGTCTGCTTCTGCTCGTTCTGCCGGGAGACGACGACGTGTCCGTCCTCAACGGCGATCTCGATCCCGGGTACCGTGGGAGTCGAAAGCTTTCCCTTGGGTCCCTGGACGGTCACGGCGCCGTCGTTGACGGCAATGCTCACTCCCGGCCCAAGGGGGATGATTTTTCGTCCGATTCGAGACATCTAGTGCACCCCCACTTTACCAGACATAGCAGAGAACTTCGCCGCCCAGGCCGAGCTGCGTCGCTTCCGTGTCCGTCTTGAGGCCCTGGGATGTAGAAATGACCGCGATTCCAAGCCCGCCCATGACCTTGGGAAGATCGGCATGGCCGACGTAGATTCTCCTGCCGGGCTTGCTGATTCTGCGAAGCCCCTGAATGACCCGCTCCCGGTTGGGACCGTAGGAGAGGAAAAGCCTGATGGAACCGTAAGGCTTTTTCGGGTCGCTGACAACCTTGTAGTTCTTGATGTAGCCCGCTTCCTTGAGAATCCGGGCGATTTCCATCTTGATTTTGCTTGAAGGCACATCGACGCTCTCATGGAAAACCATGTTCGCGTTCCTGATGCGCGCAAGCATATCCGCTATCGGATCGGTAACGTACATTCCTCGTAACCCCCTTCAGTCCACTCTGCTACCAGCTAGACTTCACTACGCCGGGTATTTTTCCCTCGCGAGCGAGCTTTCTGAAGCAGCACCGGCACATGTTGAATCGTCTCATGTATCCGTGAACACGGCCGCAGAGCGGGCACCTGTTATACTTTCTCACCGCGAATTTCGGGGGCTGCGTAGTCTTGTACTTTATTGCCTTTCTTGCCATCTCGAAAATCCCCCTTTCTTACCGGTTGAAGGGCATTCCCAGCTCGCGAAGCAGAGCATGGGCTTCCTCATCCGTTTTCGCGGACGTTACGATCGACACGTTCATCCCGCGCGGGCGGATGACCTTGTCATAGTTGATCTCCGGAAAAATGAGCTGCTCCCGAAGGCCGAGGTTGTAGTTGCCCCTGCCGTCGAATCCCCGCCGCGACACACCCTGGAAGTCCTTGATGCTCGGAAGGGCGAGGGAAATAAGCCTGTCAAGGAATTCCCACATACGGGCTCCCCGAAGGGTGACGGTGCAGGCTACGGGCATTCCCTGGCGGACCTTGAAGCCTGCCACGGACTTCTTCGCCCTCTTGAGAAGGGGACGCTGCCCGGTGATGGCCGTGAGCTCCGCCATGGAGACATCCATGTACTTGATGTCGACCTTTGCCTCGCCCACCCCGATGTTCACCACGATCTTCCTGAGGCGGGGGATCTCCATGACGTTCTTGTAGCTGAATTCCTTCGCAAGATTGCCTGCGACTTCGTTTTTATATTTCTCGAGAAAACGAGGGGTCATGGCGCACTCTCCTCCTTACACCTGGTCCACGATTTCGCCGCATGCCTTGCACAGGCGGACCTTTTTCCCGCTGTCAAGGTAGCCGCGACCAACGCGGGTAGCAGCGCCGCAAGAGGGGCACACGAGCATGACCTTGCAGGCGTAGATCGGCCCTTCCTGTTTCACAATACCGGACTTGGGGTTCTTCTGGGAGGGCTTCACATGTTTCGTTGCCATGTTGACGCCCTCGATCACCAGGAGGTCCCTGTCGGGAATCGAGCGGAGAATTTTCCCCTCTTTCCCCTTGTCTTTTCCGGAGATGACCCGGACCCGGTCACCTTTTTTCAGTCTCATCTTGCCCATAGTCCATTGCCCTCCGTTACACAACTTCCGGGGCGAGGGAGAGGATGCGCATGTATTTCTTCGCTCTCAGTTCCCGTCCCACCGGCCCGAAGATTCGGGTTCCCTTGGGGTCACCGTTGTTGTCGATGATCACCGCGGCGTTGTCGTCAAAGCGGACGTACGAACCGTCGGCCCTTCGGATTTCCTTCTTTGTCCGGACGATGACCGCCTTGACCACCGATCCCTTCGCGATATTGCTGTTGGGAATGGCCTCGCGGACGGACGCCACGATCACGTCGCCGATGGTGCCGAACCTTCTCTTGCTTCCGCCGAGAACCTGGATGCAGAAAAGCTTCTTCGCACCGGAGTTGTCAGCCACATTGAGAACAGTCGTCAACTGAATCATGGCTTATGCCTCCCCGCCGTTCTCCTCGACCGAGTCGAACACGGGCGCACGCCGGACGATCTCGAGAAGGGTCCATCTCTTCGTTTTGCTCAGGGGCCGTGATTCACCGATGGTCACAAGGTCCCCCATCCTGCATTCGTTGTTTTCATCGTGGGCGGTGTATTTCTTCGCCCTGATGATCCTCTTTCCGTAGAGGGGATGTTCGTCATACCGCGTTACCCGGACGACCACGGTCTTGTCCATCTTGTCGCTGACGACCGTTCCGGTCCGGACCTTGCGGTGAGGTTTCCGCTCTTCCATTCGGGGCTACCTCCTTCCGGCGGACTGCTCGCCGGCCATCTGTTTCTCTCGGACAACCGTCAGTACCCTGGCGATCGTCTTCTTCACAGCTTTTATCCTGCCTGTGTTCTGAAGCTGTCCTATGGCGTTCTGGAACCGCAGGTTGAACAGCTCTTCCTTGTACTGCCTGTGCTTCTCGTTCAGTTCTTCGATCGTAAGATCGCGCAGATTCTTGGCTTCCATGTTCATTCACCACCAAAACCTTCTCGGGCGACAATCCGCACCTTGACAGGCAACTTGTGAGAGGCTGTGCGGAAAGCTTCCTCTACGACCTCTTTCGGAACTCCGGCGATCTCGAAAAGTATACGGCCCCTCTTCACAGGAGCGACCCAGAACTCCGGAGATCCCTTTCCCTTACCCATTCGGGTTTCGAGAGGCTTCTTGGTGAAGGGGTGATCGGGGAAAATCCGGATCCAGATCTTTCCGCCCTTCTTCATCTTTCTCGAAATGGCCACACGAGTGGCTTCTATCTGGCGGGCGGTAATCCAGGCGCAGTCAAGGCTCTGAAGCCCGTACTCGCCGAAGGCCACCGTGGCCCCGCCCTTGGCCCGTCCCTTGAGGGGACGACGGAAAGGTTTGCGGTATTTTACCCTGCTCGGCATCAGCATAGTGCGCTACCCCCTTTTCCGGGACTGTCGGGGCGCCTGGGCGGGACGCTCGTTTTCCTTGTCCCTGTAAATCCAGACCTTGACTCCGATGACTCCGTACATGGTGCGGGCCTCGGCAAACCCGTAATCGATGTCGGCGCGGATGGTGGAGAGCGGAAGCTGCCCCTCGTTGTACCATTCCGTCCGGGCGATTTCCGCTCCGCCGAGACGGCCGGCGGTGGAAATCTTGATTCCCTTGGCTCCGCCCTTCATGGCACGGAAGATGGACTGCTTCATCGCCCTCCGGAAGGAAACCCTTCTCTCGAGAGCGGAGGCGACGCCCACTGCCACGAGCTGAGCCTCCACGTCCGGGTTTTTGATCTCCTGGACGTTGATCATGATCTTGGCGCCGGTTTTGGCCTGAAGGTCGTCTTTCATGACCTGAATCTCGGCCCCGCCCCGTCCGATCACTACACCGGGCCGGGAGGTCCAAACCGTGAAACGGATGACATTGCCGACCCTTTCTATTTCAATACGGGAAATGCCCGCATGCTCCCACTTCTTCGCGATGTACTTCCGAAGCGCGATGTCCTCGTGAAGATTCTTCGCATAATCCTTACCGCCTGCATACCACTTGGACTCCCATTCTTTGACGACTCCAAGACGGAATCCGATTGGGTGAACTTTCTGTCCCACGAGTTCCCCCTCCTTAACGTTCTGCCACTGTGACAGTCACGTGGCTTGTACGGTGGTAGTAGGGGTGCGCCCTACCCATCGACACAGGGCGGAAGC contains:
- the rplX gene encoding 50S ribosomal protein L24 codes for the protein MGKMRLKKGDRVRVISGKDKGKEGKILRSIPDRDLLVIEGVNMATKHVKPSQKNPKSGIVKQEGPIYACKVMLVCPSCGAATRVGRGYLDSGKKVRLCKACGEIVDQV
- the rpsH gene encoding 30S ribosomal protein S8, encoding MYVTDPIADMLARIRNANMVFHESVDVPSSKIKMEIARILKEAGYIKNYKVVSDPKKPYGSIRLFLSYGPNRERVIQGLRRISKPGRRIYVGHADLPKVMGGLGIAVISTSQGLKTDTEATQLGLGGEVLCYVW
- the rplE gene encoding 50S ribosomal protein L5; this encodes MTPRFLEKYKNEVAGNLAKEFSYKNVMEIPRLRKIVVNIGVGEAKVDIKYMDVSMAELTAITGQRPLLKRAKKSVAGFKVRQGMPVACTVTLRGARMWEFLDRLISLALPSIKDFQGVSRRGFDGRGNYNLGLREQLIFPEINYDKVIRPRGMNVSIVTSAKTDEEAHALLRELGMPFNR
- the rpsC gene encoding 30S ribosomal protein S3, translating into MGQKVHPIGFRLGVVKEWESKWYAGGKDYAKNLHEDIALRKYIAKKWEHAGISRIEIERVGNVIRFTVWTSRPGVVIGRGGAEIQVMKDDLQAKTGAKIMINVQEIKNPDVEAQLVAVGVASALERRVSFRRAMKQSIFRAMKGGAKGIKISTAGRLGGAEIARTEWYNEGQLPLSTIRADIDYGFAEARTMYGVIGVKVWIYRDKENERPAQAPRQSRKRG
- the rpsE gene encoding 30S ribosomal protein S5 is translated as MIRKKIDAKGMELTERVVAINRVSKVVKGGKRFKFSVLVVVGDGDRYVGVGMGKAKEISEAVRKGIDKAGKNLVELKRIGNTIPHPVNGEFGAASVLLKPAVPGTGVIAGGVVRAIMELGGVKDVVTKVIGRTSNAINVAWATMQALEEMRTPDEILRLRGKKTPEAAAE
- the rplP gene encoding 50S ribosomal protein L16: MLMPSRVKYRKPFRRPLKGRAKGGATVAFGEYGLQSLDCAWITARQIEATRVAISRKMKKGGKIWIRIFPDHPFTKKPLETRMGKGKGSPEFWVAPVKRGRILFEIAGVPKEVVEEAFRTASHKLPVKVRIVAREGFGGE
- the rpmC gene encoding 50S ribosomal protein L29 — protein: MEAKNLRDLTIEELNEKHRQYKEELFNLRFQNAIGQLQNTGRIKAVKKTIARVLTVVREKQMAGEQSAGRR
- the rplN gene encoding 50S ribosomal protein L14 → MIQLTTVLNVADNSGAKKLFCIQVLGGSKRRFGTIGDVIVASVREAIPNSNIAKGSVVKAVIVRTKKEIRRADGSYVRFDDNAAVIIDNNGDPKGTRIFGPVGRELRAKKYMRILSLAPEVV
- the rpmD gene encoding 50S ribosomal protein L30, with protein sequence MAKLRITWKRSSIGRPEVQKRTVRALGLTKLNQTVEHDDTPQIRGMVNKVSHLVECVAVENEGGTLHELA
- the rplF gene encoding 50S ribosomal protein L6, which encodes MSRIGRKIIPLGPGVSIAVNDGAVTVQGPKGKLSTPTVPGIEIAVEDGHVVVSRQNEQKQTKSFHGMMRALIANMVTGVTAGFKKDLEIVGVGYRAQMQGKKLILNLGYSNPVEYEAPAGIDIAVDGPTKLSVAGIDKQAVGQVAAIIRGFRSPEPYQGKGIRYAGERIIRKAGKTGAK
- the rplO gene encoding 50S ribosomal protein L15, with product MSLHELSPAPGARSKSKKRLGQGIGSGTGKTAGKGNKGQKARSGGGVRPGFEGGQMPMMRRIPKKGFNNARFAKEFQIVNVESLASRFEAGETVGFSEMYAARLVQKDNIPVKVLASGEIDKALTVRAQAFSAQAKAKIEAAGGKAEVI
- a CDS encoding type Z 30S ribosomal protein S14 — protein: MARKAIKYKTTQPPKFAVRKYNRCPLCGRVHGYMRRFNMCRCCFRKLAREGKIPGVVKSSW
- the rpsQ gene encoding 30S ribosomal protein S17, giving the protein MEERKPHRKVRTGTVVSDKMDKTVVVRVTRYDEHPLYGKRIIRAKKYTAHDENNECRMGDLVTIGESRPLSKTKRWTLLEIVRRAPVFDSVEENGGEA
- a CDS encoding adenylate kinase; this encodes MRIILLGSPGAGKGTLAAEMSKKYSVAHISTGDIFRENVKNNTPLGREARYYMDAGKLVPDDIVNAMMEDRLREPDCEKGFILDGFPRTVPQAKALEKILEDLHLSLDGVVFLDVDEETVVKRLSGRRTCRSCGAIYNVAFRPSAKGDRCEKCGGELYQREDDSEEVIRKRLKVFYDQTAPVISYYEGKNMFVRLRSARNSHSLLEELEAAFGGTE
- the rplR gene encoding 50S ribosomal protein L18, with product MKMKSRSVMREIRHARLRKQVSGTAAKPRMAVFHSLSHIYVQFIDDEAGHTLAAASTVEPAVRSALAGTCNMEAAKAVGKIAAERALAKGITSVVFDRGGHMFHGKVKALAESAREAGLKF
- the secY gene encoding preprotein translocase subunit SecY, producing the protein MIDSFRDAFRLPDLKRRILFSLGVLFVFRLGAHVPTPGIDAEAMSRLFDGGGVLGFLDIFAGGALRRFSIFALGVAPYINASIVMQLLVVIFPTLEKMQKEGEDGRKKIVQWTRYAAVLFALVQAVGMTFWLRSLGIFSGHLFDGIVVVSTVTAGSIAVMWLGEEISDHGIGNGISLLIFAGIVARVPEAVIQSWKMLMLGEMNALVLFLALLLMVGVIAGCIVLQEGQRRLPVQYAKRVVGNKIYGGQSTFIPLKVNQAGVIPIIFASSVLLFPYSVAKFFSGDIALFFQNIFAPGSFVYTILYVALIIFFSYFYTAVVFNPSDVANNMKKYGGFILGIRPGKPTSDYIEKVMSRITLGGAFFLAGVALVPNIMTQFMGINSFYFGGTAVLIVVGVALDTVHQIEGQLLMRHYEGILKRKDKAGGLLRF